Proteins found in one Kwoniella bestiolae CBS 10118 chromosome 1, complete sequence genomic segment:
- a CDS encoding mitochondrial 37S ribosomal protein bS1m, translating into MSSSPFPQLLKRANISTYDPLITRIYTSTPSSKSQHSDWGLKFSVPIKKGPRYIKFNSLDAGPGVNCDWRSGEREARFIQAWGDGKVRWQNEEEAIPWLVKSSTSGFDNRRDDLLTERIPPEGGAEEDGGMWMRDVESMSEKEFEAYLDKIRKGRKAFLNERLEGLSGSIKETLVLPEDRTLIHLSYTGKTPLNSTLNYQADLTTSEIRDRETNKLNSKPHRTNGMVYSSKPTSSNEFLDTALSKKGRVLNKVSRYDESSNKSRRPAGPGMGVGNNLPWVVSIGGITGKTSTHNSKTTDQTTYMNSSIDQTDYTRSNNSAGVGKFRINRAEMGSTPPSVLALNESRYSGPRLSGKWRQSSANQPSPLDTFRFDVDLSITEIESESEKGLGEVGSREWVGSESRLNSLQGGWQDELNLGGPRRERTRGEAQERLREKESRSATMERLQRLLKRNKVEGGEGQGQGGSQ; encoded by the coding sequence atgtcatcctcccccttcccgCAGCTCCTCAAAAGAGCCAACATCTCAACTTACGATCCACTCATCACCCGCATATacacctccaccccatcctccaaGTCCCAACACTCCGACTGGGGACTCAAGTTCTCCGTGCCCATCAAGAAGGGACCTCGATATATCAAGTTCAACTCCCTCGACGCTGGACCAGGGGTCAACTGCGATTGGCGATCCGGCGAGCGGGAGGCGCGGTTCATCCAAGCCTGGGGGGATGGGAAAGTCAGATGGcagaatgaagaagaggctATACCGTGGTTGGTGAAGAGTTCGACTTCGGGATTTGATAATCGACGGGACGATCTTTTGACGGAACGGATCCCTCCTGAGGGCGGggctgaagaggatgggggtatgtggatgagggatgtaGAGTCTATGAGCGAGAAAGAGTTTGAGGCGTATCTTGATAAAATCAGAAAAGGTAGGAAAGCATTCTTGaatgagaggttggagggatTATCAGGATCTATCAAGGAGACGCTTGTCTTACCTGAAGATAGGACTTTGATCCATCTTTCATACACTGGTAAAACCCCTTTGAACTCTACGTTGAACTACCAAGCGGACCTTACAACCTCCGAGATAAGGGATAGGGAAACGAACAAGTTGAACTCGAAACCCCACCGAACGAATGGCATGGTCTATTCTTCGaaacccacctcctcgaACGAATTTTTGGACACCGCTTTAAGtaagaagggaagggtatTGAACAAGGTATCGAGGTATGATGAGTCGTCGAACAAATCTAGGAGACCCGCTGGTCCTGGCATGGGGGTGGGGAATAACCTTCCATGGGTGGTTAGCATTGGAGGAATCACCGGGAAGACCAGCACACATAATAGCAAGACGACGGATCAAACTACATATATGAACAGTTCGATCGACCAGACGGATTATACTAGATCAAACAACTCGGCGGGAGTAGGTAAATTCAGAATCAACAGAGCAGAGATGGGTTCCACACCTCCAAGCGTACTGGCTCTGAACGAAAGTAGATACTCTGGACCCAGACTTAGTGGCAAATGGAGACAGTCCAGTGCGAACCAGCCTTCTCCGCTTGATACTTTCCGATTCGACGTTGATTTGTCCATCACGGAgattgagagtgagagtgagaagggGTTAGGAGAAGTGGGATCGAGAGAATGGGTGGGCAGTGAGAGTAGGTTGAATAGTCTACAAGGGGGTTGGCAGGACGAGTTGAACCTTGGTGGACCTAGGCGGGAGAGGACAAGGGGTGAAGCgcaggagaggttgagggagaaggagagtagATCGGCAACGATGGAGAGGTTGCAGAggttgttgaagaggaataaggttgagggaggggagggtcAGGGGCAGGGAGGTAGTCAGTAG
- a CDS encoding UDP-glucose 4-epimerase GalE yields the protein MTQQPYVNGNSHVNGNAHQLKRVVVTGGLGYIGSHVVVSLLLTGQYQPIVIDNCHNSYPEALNRCAEIARDELGPDAPQPILHNVDLRDPEAVEGVFSQYDNKGGIWAVIHLAALKAVGESGEIPLSYYKTNVAGTISLFESMERHGVYNLVFSSSATVYGTPEIIPIPETSPLLPASCYGRTKAMVEEIIQDSCRVQKKDGQSTLRAVSVRYFNPAGAHPSGKLGEEPRGKPGNLLPLLAQMAVGREKSQLKIFGTDFPTPDGTCVRDYLHIMDLAHGHVLALDALAVPTSQKNIFSNCDAETGSYRAFNLGKGKGMSVLNMIEAMRKATGYDYQYEIVGRRRGDVPDLTADPALAEKELGFVAKKGLEEMCRDLWNFQTKNPNGFETAQKQNGTI from the exons ATGACACAACAGCCATACGTCAATGGTAACAGCCATGTTAATGGCAACGCCCATCAGCTAAAG CGGGTCGTAGTAACAGGAGGACTGGGATACATCGGATCGCACGTCGTAGTCTCCCTTCTCCTAACAGGTCAATACCAACCCATCGTGATCGATAACTGTCACAACTCGTACCCAGAAGCTTTGAACCGATGTGCTGAGATTGCAAGGGATGAATTGGG ACCCGACGCTCCTCAACCCATATTACACAACGTCGATCTGCGTGACCCCGAAGCAGTAGAAGGCGTTTTCAGTCAATACGATAATAAGGGCGGTATCTGGGCTGTTATCCACTTGGCAGCATTAAAGGCCGTTGGTGAATCTGGTGAAATCCCCTTGAGCTATTACAAAACCAACGTAGCAGGTACCATATCGTTATTCGAG TCGATGGAGAGACACGGCGTATACAACCTcgtcttctcatcctcagctACAGTATACGGTACTCCCGAgatcatccctatccctgAAACTTCCCCATTATTGCCTGCCTCATGCTACGGTAGGACGAAAGCTATGGTAGAGGAGATCATCCAAGATTCATGTAGGGTGCAGAAAAAGGATGGGCAGAGTACATTGAGGGCTGTCAGCGTGAGGTATTTCAA TCCCGCCGGTGCTCACCCATCTGGTAAACTCGGAGAAGAACCCCGCGGCAAACCAGGAAACCTCTTACCATTATTAGCGCAGATGGCCGTCGGAAGGGAGAAGAGTCAGTTGAAGATCTTCGGAACTGATTTTCCAACACC TGACGGAACATGCGTACGAGATTACCTACATATCATGGATCTCGCCCACGGACACGTATTAGCTTTGGACGCGTTGGCTGTACCTACCTCTCAGAAGAACATCTTCTCGAACTGCGATGCCGAGACGGGTTCCTACAGGGCATTCAACCTTGGTAAAGGCAAGGGAATGAGTGTGTTGAATATGATTGAGGCTATGAGGAAGGCGACGGGATATGATTATCAGTATGAGATCGTTGgtagaag ACGAGGCGACGTACCAGACTTGACCGCCGATCCAGCACTAGCAGAAAAGGAATTAGGATTCGTAGCTAAGAAGGGTCTGGAAGAGATGTGCAGGGATCTATGGAACTTCCAAACAAAGAACCCAAATGGATTCGAAACCGCCCAAAAACAAAATGGAACGATCTAA